The Thermincola ferriacetica region GACTCGTGGCCGGGTTTCCGGCGTCCGTGCCGGAAACAGCGATTTCAAGCCCTCACTGTCGTTAACACTGTCTACCCGCCCTCCACCAAGTCGCAACTTATTGTTTTACCTCCACAGCGGCTATTTGTTTTCCTGGCAAGGTTTTGCAGCACAAAGCTCCGGAGTAGCCGGGACACCCCACCCACCCTAATCATTACGATTATTCTCTTTATGTCAGGAGGGCATATTATTCTGGAGCGGGGACTAAAATCGTTCTCCGGCCCGCAATCCACGAAGTGGGAGCGGTTGCCGGAGGAGATTTCGTCCGGGAGCGGAAGAATAATATGCCCTCTTTTTTCAATTTCGCCCAGAGCAGAGGAATCATTTAACCTCCGCTTAGTTCCATGATGAGGTTTGGTGCGCAGCAAGCAGGGGCTGTCTTTAGACAGCCCCCGATTTCTTCTTGCGCCTAACCGGCTTTTTTATTTGCAGTTTTTCTTCAATGATTTCCCCATTCCCGTCTAACTGTACGACCACCCCGTGAACACCGCCTAAATTGGCCAGGTGTACGTCGCTCCATTCAACAGTATAAGTCTGGTCGGCTTTTCTGGTCACATTATAAAAAGGAAATCTTGACCGTTTAAGAAATATATCTACATAATCAGAATCGCGGGATGATTTTACACAGCGGTGAAAGGCGCCGGAGCAAAACTCCTCCTTGCTCAGAATCTCTTTGCGCCGGGTATCAACGCAAAAATGAATGTACCTGTTCCTTTCTTTAACTATAACATCCCAGAGAAAAGGACTGACGGCCGAAGGAAGAACGAAGACAGCCGCTCCTTTATCCGGCCCCAATTCCTCCAATACAATCTTCCGCGCTTTTCTTTTTTGCCTGACCCGGTAAGCCAGATAGGATATAACAACGGCGAACGAAGCCAAATAAGAAAAGGCGGAATTTTCCGGGACCTGATAGCCAAGATAAACCCCGGCTACAAGGCCGGAAATTACGACCGGGTCAAAAAACCAGATCAAGTCCAGGCTGTATTTCTTTGATTTAAACGGGTAAAACAAAGGCAGCCCCCAGGGGGTAAGGATATCCATGGCCAGGTGGGATAACAATCCTGCTCCGACCATGGCTAAAACCGTAGCCCAATCATGCACAGGCGTAAAAAGACGGACACCAATGGAAATTAACAACCCCAAGACTACCGTACCCAACAAAGAATGGGTAATCTCCCGGTGGTACTTGTAAAACGCCTTCGGCCCCTTCAAAAAGGTGATAATATCAAAATCATGGGCTACACTACCAACAATTGTTGCCACGTAGCCAAGGAGCCTATACTTTTTGCCGAAACTCAGACCGGCAATCATAGAACCCAGCAGACCGTGCGAAACCAAATCCACTTTATGCACCCTTTTAATCCTATACCCAAGATAAGGACTGTAACTTTATAATGAAAGTATAGCATAGAGCCGCCTTTATTTCATCTGCCATTTTGTAACGAATTAAAGGGGAAGGAGTCGTCTTTTCCTTTGACTGAAAACGGCAATCTTATCATAGCCAATTTCTAACAATAACTGTTTCGCTTCAGGAAAACACGCTCCCACCTGCTCCGGAGTATGAGCGTCAGACCCCAACGTGACAGGCACCCGTCTTTTAAAGCACTCACGCAGGAAAACTGCCGATGGATATATCTCTCCAACAGGAGCCCTTAAGCCCGCGGTATTAATCTCAATGCATATGTCGGCGTCGGCAAAGCATTTGGCCAAGCGTTCATATATGTATGTAATATCCTTCCGCGGGCGAAAATTCAGTTTTTTGACCAGGTCCGGGTGAGCCAGTATGTCAAAATGGCCGGAAGCGGCAGCCTTTTCCAGCAAGTTAAAATATTCAGCGTAGACTTCATCAATGTCTCTTTTTTGATATTCATCAATAAACCGGGGATTATCAAAACCCCATCTGCCCAAGAAGTGGATGCTCCCTAATACATAATCAAAAGGAAAGGCATTGATGATTCTTTTAAGTTCCGCTTGGCAGTCCGGGTCAAAATCCGCCTCAATACCAAGCTTTATATTGTAAGGATAAAATTGCTTCTGCAATTTTTCTACCGCCTTAACGTATATAGGCAGCTCTTCCTCAGCCATGGCAATGGAAGGGTCCCTTTCAGCCGCCGGAAGAAAATACATGGGTATATGGTCCGCAACGCCTATTTCCACTATACCCTCCCTTTTGGCTTTTAAGACATATTCCTCCATCTCCCCTTCGGCATGACCGCACATTTTAGTGTGCATATGATAATCTATCAGCATTATTATACCTCCGCTTCCAGTAGTTCCCTGCTGAAAAAAATATACTGCGCAAAGCCCCGGACTTCTTTTCCTTCTTTTTCAGCGCCATCAACAATTATCGCCCATGTAAACAGCCGGCCGCTGTTTTGCAGGTGACTAAATTTTTCCAGGGTCTCAGTATTTACCGTACCTAACCCATCGCTGATAAAAAGCATATCCAATTGGTCTTTTGCGTGATTGGCCGCTATCTTCATTACCTCTTCCAGAGGCCGGTTAAAATCTGTAGTCCGGGTGCCAAAAAAGGTCAGTAATATATTTAATATATCACTTTCACCGTAAAATCCTTTAAGGCAACTAATCGTTTCGATGGTCTCGTGGTCGCCAAACAAGATCACTATGCAATCACGCCTGCTCAACCGGGCCTGTTCCAATACTTTAATGGCGATAGCCTTTGCTTTTTCCTCTTTTGGCCCCTGCATAGACCCCGAACAATCAACACAAATTACCAGTGGTCCACGCTGCAGCCGGTCACTGAAATCCAGCATCCACAACTGCTGTTCGATTAGCCTGGCATAAAACCTTCTTTTGCTGGACGGATGAAAAAAGTCCCGCCACTGCTCTGTTAATAAAAATTCTATCACCCCCCCGGTACAAACCCCCTGTAAACCCCCTTCACCCTCTGCTATACAGGGAATCGCACCCGACCATTTTAAAGTTTGCGCCCGGTTGGCAATGTTTTTTAACTTCTGATTACCCGAATACCTGGCCATATAAACCAGGTATCCCCGGAGGCCATTGGAAAGAAAGTGCTTACTTTTTTCCCCGTACACCAAATCACCTGCCACCGGCACCTGAAACCCTTGCTGAAATTCTTGTCCCAATCGGGAAGCAGAGCCGGAAAACCACAGTCGCATCAGCTCGGCCAGCAAAGAACGTTGTACCCGTAAAGCCTTCTCCAGTTCCCTTACTGTGCGCATGTATGCCCGGTAAAGCAAATGGCTGGAAGGCAATTCCCTGTTGGTACCATACCTTCCCTTTCCCAGGAAATCAGCTTGTGTTTTGAGCCGGTTGACAGTAAAACTTACGGATTTTACCTTTAGGGCCACATCAATTAATTCAGGCGGTAAAACCTTTACTATTAGAGCCAGAATTTGAAAAGCAGCAAAAAGAGACTTTTGCCTGCCGCCTCTAGTCACCTGGCGTAGCTGCTGGAACTCCCGACTTTGTAACAGCCTGTTTATAACGAGGATGTTTAACCTGGCAGCAGCGGGAACCAAGTGCATGGGTGAAACCTCTATGGTACCGGAGTAAAGCAGCCAGAATAATTCAGGAATCAGTTCGGGACCGAACGGTTTCGTCTGAAATTCCGCCAGAATTTCCTGCCAGCCAGGCCATTGGGACAATGTTTCCCAAAATATATCCCAGTGATAGGGAGTTAGGTTTAAGGCCTGTTCACGATTCATAGCGCTGAGTTCCTCCAGCGGCAGCCAGATTTTTCAAAACCGTTGTCATCAAGCTGTCAATGTTGTCAACCCTGCTGCCGATTTCCCTGGCCAACTCCAAATCGCTGCCATAAACATGCAACAAGCTTTGTAATTCCTGTTTCAGTTCCATCAATCTGGCGCCTTTTTCGGTTCCCTTGGCGAAATGCCAATTACCGCCCGTTAAATCGGCATAAATTTCCCAGGCTTCGGCAGTAATGCTCTCAAGGCGTTCAAGGACCGGTTTTTGCAAAACCGTCCATATCTCGGCGAATATTTCCCGGTCTCGCGGCGTGTTCCAGAAAATATCCCTTAATATATATAAATCTTCCAAACAGGCCCTTGTCCTGCCTTCCAGCAGAGCCTCAGCCTTAACTACTAAACAACTTTGCCGCACCCGGCGGTCCGAAACAGCCACCCCCTTTTGGCGGACCCCCATAACAATGGCTACCAGCCTTGATATAACTTCCAGGGGCAGTTCTATGTCCAAAACCCGGTTTTGTAGAAAAATAATGTCCTCAATGGACATGAGTGGAGTTTTATTTGCACCGGGTTCTAAGTTAATTAAATTTTTCAGCTCCTGGGCAGTACTCAGATACCCAAGCTCGTACCTCAACAAAAACCGGTCATAAAAAGCACTTAATTCACCCGTGGTTTCCACCGGCAATGAATTAGACGCCCCAACCAGCATCATCAACGGTACCTCCGTTAGCCTGGTACCGTTTAAAATTTTCTTTTCGTTAATAATATTCAAAGTGGCATTCAGGCATCCACTGTTGGAATTAAAAACTTCATCGAGAAACCCAATATGAACATCCGCCAACCGGCCATCCAACACCCGGACAAATTCATCCTTTTCTAACCCTTGCAAGGAAATAGGGCCTATTATTTCATCGGGCCGCGTAAACTTGGTCATCAGATAGGAGAAATATTTGACTCCCGCAATCTTTTGGACCATGCTGTTCACCAACAAGCTTTTGGCTGTTCCCGGAGGTCCAATGAGCAGGACATTGCTTTTCGTTAGAAGCCCTAAAAGCAAACCCCGTATTACATCGTCACGCTGCCGGAATTCCTGTTGCAGCGCTTGTACTATATCAGTTAACGGTCCCATGGCAAATCGCTCCTTGTCCATTATCATTAGTTAATATGAATCAAGGAGCAATAATTTATGATTTCAGCTCTCCAGACCAGTTTTTGGTACCGCTTTATTATAGCTTGGCAAGAGATAAG contains the following coding sequences:
- a CDS encoding metal-dependent hydrolase — encoded protein: MDLVSHGLLGSMIAGLSFGKKYRLLGYVATIVGSVAHDFDIITFLKGPKAFYKYHREITHSLLGTVVLGLLISIGVRLFTPVHDWATVLAMVGAGLLSHLAMDILTPWGLPLFYPFKSKKYSLDLIWFFDPVVISGLVAGVYLGYQVPENSAFSYLASFAVVISYLAYRVRQKRKARKIVLEELGPDKGAAVFVLPSAVSPFLWDVIVKERNRYIHFCVDTRRKEILSKEEFCSGAFHRCVKSSRDSDYVDIFLKRSRFPFYNVTRKADQTYTVEWSDVHLANLGGVHGVVVQLDGNGEIIEEKLQIKKPVRRKKKSGAV
- a CDS encoding histidinol-phosphatase produces the protein MLIDYHMHTKMCGHAEGEMEEYVLKAKREGIVEIGVADHIPMYFLPAAERDPSIAMAEEELPIYVKAVEKLQKQFYPYNIKLGIEADFDPDCQAELKRIINAFPFDYVLGSIHFLGRWGFDNPRFIDEYQKRDIDEVYAEYFNLLEKAAASGHFDILAHPDLVKKLNFRPRKDITYIYERLAKCFADADICIEINTAGLRAPVGEIYPSAVFLRECFKRRVPVTLGSDAHTPEQVGACFPEAKQLLLEIGYDKIAVFSQRKRRLLPL
- a CDS encoding VWA domain-containing protein, with protein sequence MNREQALNLTPYHWDIFWETLSQWPGWQEILAEFQTKPFGPELIPELFWLLYSGTIEVSPMHLVPAAARLNILVINRLLQSREFQQLRQVTRGGRQKSLFAAFQILALIVKVLPPELIDVALKVKSVSFTVNRLKTQADFLGKGRYGTNRELPSSHLLYRAYMRTVRELEKALRVQRSLLAELMRLWFSGSASRLGQEFQQGFQVPVAGDLVYGEKSKHFLSNGLRGYLVYMARYSGNQKLKNIANRAQTLKWSGAIPCIAEGEGGLQGVCTGGVIEFLLTEQWRDFFHPSSKRRFYARLIEQQLWMLDFSDRLQRGPLVICVDCSGSMQGPKEEKAKAIAIKVLEQARLSRRDCIVILFGDHETIETISCLKGFYGESDILNILLTFFGTRTTDFNRPLEEVMKIAANHAKDQLDMLFISDGLGTVNTETLEKFSHLQNSGRLFTWAIIVDGAEKEGKEVRGFAQYIFFSRELLEAEV
- a CDS encoding AAA family ATPase — its product is MGPLTDIVQALQQEFRQRDDVIRGLLLGLLTKSNVLLIGPPGTAKSLLVNSMVQKIAGVKYFSYLMTKFTRPDEIIGPISLQGLEKDEFVRVLDGRLADVHIGFLDEVFNSNSGCLNATLNIINEKKILNGTRLTEVPLMMLVGASNSLPVETTGELSAFYDRFLLRYELGYLSTAQELKNLINLEPGANKTPLMSIEDIIFLQNRVLDIELPLEVISRLVAIVMGVRQKGVAVSDRRVRQSCLVVKAEALLEGRTRACLEDLYILRDIFWNTPRDREIFAEIWTVLQKPVLERLESITAEAWEIYADLTGGNWHFAKGTEKGARLMELKQELQSLLHVYGSDLELAREIGSRVDNIDSLMTTVLKNLAAAGGTQRYES